The following DNA comes from Candidatus Dormiibacterota bacterium.
CCACGACAAGGGCGTGTACGAGTATGTGATCGACAAGCATGGCCTGACGATCAAAGACCGGCTGGAAGGGGTCACCGGGGTCCTCGGATGGAGCGCCCTGCGCACACGCGACTGACGCCCTAAAGCCACCGAGCTGCACACATTTGGCCCGACCGCTCCCTGATCACTGCGAGAGATACATTTGGTCCGGAGGGAACCTTTCGCTGATTGCGGCGTCTAGTAGATCGTGAGGGCCGGGCTTGCCGTAACGGTCGCGGCAGCGCTGATTGCCGGTTGCAGTGAAGCGGCCACCACGGCGGCCAAACCCTCCGCCGCAGCGACCGCGCCGATCTCACGGCCCCAGCCGTTCGTCTCACAGCCCCAGCCGTTCAATCTGTTCACGCACTGCGGCATCCTCACGACGTTCTTCGCCGGGCGGACCTTTTACCTGGCCGAGCTCTAGCCGGCCCGCGTGCCAGTCATGGATCCGGGACGGCCAGAGGTTCCGGGGACGATGACGCTACTCTCGCCACACGTCGCCGCATTCGTCGATCACGCTGGCAATCGCGTTCTCTTTGTCGACCAGGTACCGGGCACGCTTAACACGCCGTACCCGTTTGCCGTAGGCGTGATGAGCGGCGGAAACCAAATCGGCGACGTGCACTTCGCAGGGCGACGCTGGCACACGCTGGAAACGCTGCCGGGGGTCACTGGCCCACCGTACGGCAACGGACAGGATCGCTCGACCAACGTCGGCGGCACCTTCACAATCGTCGACGCGGACCGCGGCGTGTTTCGCAGCTACGCGGGTGCCGTGCTGCAGTTCACGGCGCTCCCCCAAGCGGGCTGCGACTGACCAGATACCCGAGCGGTCGGCAGAAATGCCTTAGAGCCTGGGAAATAACGGTTCAGGGGGTCTCCTGCACGCCGCAGCGATGAGTTTCGGCGGCTTGATCAGTCAACTACTAGCATCGAGACCAATCGGAGGTGTAGGGCGTGCGAAAGATCGTCGTAGGTATGTTGTTGTCCCTCGACGGGGTTGCCGAGGCCCCGGATAGTTTCTTCGGCTGGGACGACGCGGTGGACGCCAAACTCCCCGCTATGATCGCGACACAGGACGCGGTCATTCTCGGCCGCCGTAGCTACACCGAGTGGGCGCAGTTCTGGCCGAGCAGCCAGATCGAGCCATTCGCGACATTCATCAACGGGGTCACGAAGTATGTCGCGACATCGACGCCCCTTGACCAAGATTGGGCCAACGCGACGGTGATCGACGGCGGGCTGGTCGAATTCGTTCGGGATCTCAAGCGGCAGCCCGGCGGCGACATCGGCGTCCACGGAAGTATCTCGGTCGCGCAGGCGCTGCTCGCCGCCGACGTTGTCGACGAACTCAGCCTCGTGATAGGGCCGATGATCGCCGGCCGCGGACGACGACTCCTCGACGGCTTGCCATCGATTCAGCTCGAATTGATCCGAAGCGAGATCTCACCGACTGGATATCTGCTCATCGACTATCGCGTTATTCGTTAGAGACGCTCATCATGGCCAAGTTGATCTACTCGGCGATCACCTCGCTCGACGGCTACACCGCGGACGAGCACGACAACTTCGACTGGGCGGCGCCCGACGAGGAAGTGCACGCCTTCGTCAACGACCTCGAGCGGCGGGTCGGCACCCACCTCTACGGACGCCGGATGTACGAGGTGATGCGGTACTGGGAAACCACGCCCAGCGGCGCCGATTCCCTGCCCGTCGCGAAGGACTACGCGGAGATCTGGCGGGCGGCCGACAAGATCGTGTACTCGAAGACGCTGGCGACAGCATCGAGCGCCAGAACGCGGATCGAGCGAGACTTCAACCCCGAGGCCATTCAGCAGATGAAGTCCCGAGCCCGACGTGATATCTCGGTAGGCGGTCCCGACCTCGCCGCCCAGGCGATCAGGGCCGGGCTGGTCGACGAGCTCCACGTGTTCCTCGTTCCGATCGTGGTGGGAGGCGGCAAGCCTACTTACCCGCGCGATGTCCGTGTGAAGCTCGAACTGCTGGACGAACGGCGCTTCGGCTCCGGCGTTGTTCACCTCAACTACCGCCTCACGCGCAGCTGACGCGTCAGCGATTTCGACCAGTTATGCTCACAGAAGGAGGGGTCACATGAGCGAGAAGGGGCGGAGCCGTCCGTGGCGGGGTGGCACCTGGGGCTGTGGCTGCACCAGCGTCGTGGTGGTCCTGACGGCGGGGCTGGTCTTAAGTCTTTTCAATGCGGCGATCGGCCTGGGTGCGTCGGTGCGCATTCCGTTCACCTCGAGCAACCTGACGATCGCCGGCTCGCTTGGCACGAAAAACAAGGCACCGGAGGTCCTGCCCGGTTACACGCAGGGGCGTCTTGGAGGAAACCAGAACTTTATCAACCATTCGTCGACGCTGACCATCGGGCCGGCTGAGGGCGCGTACCTGATCGTCCTGGGCAGGCAGGATGCCGCCCCGATCATCGATCTTCACCTCGAAGCTCGGTAGTCCTTGACGCAACCGCCACCTGAGCGTGTCTTCGTGAT
Coding sequences within:
- a CDS encoding dihydrofolate reductase family protein, whose protein sequence is MRKIVVGMLLSLDGVAEAPDSFFGWDDAVDAKLPAMIATQDAVILGRRSYTEWAQFWPSSQIEPFATFINGVTKYVATSTPLDQDWANATVIDGGLVEFVRDLKRQPGGDIGVHGSISVAQALLAADVVDELSLVIGPMIAGRGRRLLDGLPSIQLELIRSEISPTGYLLIDYRVIR
- a CDS encoding dihydrofolate reductase family protein — its product is MAKLIYSAITSLDGYTADEHDNFDWAAPDEEVHAFVNDLERRVGTHLYGRRMYEVMRYWETTPSGADSLPVAKDYAEIWRAADKIVYSKTLATASSARTRIERDFNPEAIQQMKSRARRDISVGGPDLAAQAIRAGLVDELHVFLVPIVVGGGKPTYPRDVRVKLELLDERRFGSGVVHLNYRLTRS